Below is a genomic region from Corallococcus caeni.
ATCATACGTCGCCTCCGGCCGGGTCACCTTGCGGCCGCAGTACTGGCAGCGGCACTGGTCGCGCTGGTAGACGTTCTCGCGGCTGAAGCGCACGCCGCGCGGGCCCTTCCACAGGGCGCGCACGAAGCGGATGACGGACGGCATGCGCAGCTCCACCGTCACGGAGCGGATGACGCGGTCCTCGTACTCCTCCACGACCTCCACCTTGCCCTGCACCAGCAGCATGACGGCGCGTTGCCACGGGATGCGTGCGACGGGTTCGTAGGACTGGCTCAGCACCAGCGTTTCCATGACACGGGGCCTTTCGGGCGGAACAGGCCGCCAGGGAGTCGAACCCTGCTCGTCCGGTTTTGGAGTCCAGACGGCACCCGGTGCGCGGCCTATGGGGGAACTGGGAAGCGGAGAGGGAGCGCGGGAGCCCGGACGCGAAGAAGGCCGGGTTCCCTTGTCGGGAGCCCGGCCTCCAGGGCCATGCCTCGTCAGGGACAGAGCAGGGCGCCTTCAGGAGCCGGGCGAGGCGAGGCGATAGGACGCGAAGTCCCGCCAGCGGCACGTGGAAGGAGCGGTCGCCGGGCTGGGACGCGAGGACGCATCGATGCCGTGACCGGAAGGATTCAGGTGCTTGAGGTTCATCGGGGCCTGCTTCGTCGCCTGGCGCATCGGGACCGCTCCTTTCGCTCCCAGCGACGGCGGCGGAAATTCAGTCCTGACAGGCGAGCAGGCAGGACGTCGGGCCTGGCCGGTGCGGACCGGGGCCCTTCGAGCCGCCACCTCCGGCGTGCCTATACTCCGCTCTGCGATGTCCCAGGACGACCCCCAGCGCACCCCTTGCAACTGCCTGGCGCTGCGGCAGGCCAGCCGCCACGTCACGCAGTTCTATGATCAGGTGCTCGCGCCCAGCGGCCTCCGGACGACGCAGTACTCCATCCTCCAGCGCGTCCAGGCCCAGGGCCCGCTCACCGTGAACGCGCTGGCGGATCAGCTCGTCATGGATCCGTCCACGCTCACCCACAACCTCCGGCCTCTCTTGAAGGACGGCTTCGTGGCGCTGGAGGTGGGGCGCACCGACCGGCGCCAGCGCGCCGTCGCCATCACCGCGGAGGGGCAGGCCGTCTACCGCAAGGCCCGGCCCCTCTGGCTGCGCGCCCAGGCCGACTTCGAGCGCGCGGTGGGCGACACCCAGGCCTCCGCGTTGCGCGACCTGCTGGCCGCCGTCGCGCGGACCTCGCTGGGCGGAGCCGAAGCGGCGACGGAGGTCCCCTCCGCTCCCGGAGCCCGCTCCCGTCGCCGTTGAGCGCTCAGGCCCTCAGGGCTTGGGGGCCGTGGCGGTGGCGGGCTTGAGGTAGCGGTCGAGGAACTCCAGGGTGCGCCGGTCCACCTCCGCCTCGTTCTTCTTCTTCTTGAAGCCGTGGCCCTCGTCGGGGAGCAGCAGGTACTCCACGGGGACGCCGTTCTTCTTCACCGCCGCGACCATGTCGTCCGACTCCGCCTGGAGGACGCGCGGGTCGTTGGCGCCCTGGACCACGAACAACGGCTTCTTGATCTTGTCCGCGTGGAAGAGGGGGGAGATCTCCTTGAGCATCGCCTCCTGCTTCTCCGGGTCGCCTATCTCCTGCATCATGGCCTGACGGAAGGCGCCCCACTCGGGCGGCATGCTCTTGAGCGTGCGCAGCCAGTTGGACACGCCGAAGACGTCCACGCCCACGTCGAAGGCGTCCGGGTGGAAGGCGAGCGCCGCCAGCACCATGTAGCCGCCGTAGCTGCCGCCGAGGATGGCCACGCGCGAGCCGTCCACGTACGGCAGGCTGGCCAGGTACTTGCGGGCCTCCACGCAGTCTCGCAGCGGATCCTTGCCGTGCTTCTGGTCGTCCGCCTTGAAGAACGTCTTGCCGTAGCCGGAGCTGCCCCGGTTGTTGATGCCCAGCACCACGTAGCCGTGGTTCACCAGGTACTGGACGAAGTTGTGGTAGCCCCGGGTCGTCTCTCCGCCTGGACCGCCGTGCACGTAGACGATGGCGGGCGCCTTGTTCTGGGCCGTGGCCTGGTGCGGCTTGAAGAGCAGGTTGGGGATCTCCATCCCGTCGAAGGACTTGAAGCGCACCACCTGCGCGTCCACCAGGTCCTCGGAGTCGAGCTCGCGGCTCATCGTGTCCGTCACGCGCGTGGTCTTCTTCGTGGCCAGGTCCTGGACATAGAGGTTCGCGGAGGAGCGGTCCGTCTCCAGCAGGACCGCCAGCTGCTTCTCGTCACGGGAGAAGACGGACTCGGAGATCATCCCGGGTGGGAACTGCGTCAGCGGAACCTGGGTGCCGGTCTTCATGTCGTGCAGGCGCAGCTCGAAGCCCGCGTCCACGTTGATGATGGAGTCGCGGAACGCCCCCGAGTGCGAGAAGGAGGTGCCGACGATGTCCCAGTCCGCCTTCTCCACGTCCTCCCACTTGCCGGCCTCCTTCGCCGGGCGCACCACGCGGGTGAACTCCGAGCCGTCGTTCGTGAGGACGTACAGCTCCCCGGTCACGGGGTGGATGTCCCCCACCCGGTAGATGGCCGTGCCCGTGTGGGGCGTGAGGTTCTTCAGCGTCTTGGTCGCGACGTCGTAGCGCCACACGTTGCCGTCCGACGTGGTGACCGCCTCCTCCAGCGCCACCCAGCTCTCGTCTGGAGCCACGCCAGCGACGCCGAACCCCTTGTCGTTCTGGGCCAGGAGCGTGCGCGCGTACGTCTTCGCGTCAACGCGGTACACGTCCATGGCGCCCGGGTCGCGCTCGTTGGTGGTGATGTAGAACGCGCTGTCGTCCCGGCTGAAGCCCAGGAAGCCGGCGGCGCCCTTCTTCATGGGCGTGAGGTCCTTCTCCTTGCCGTCCGGCGTGCGCACGTAGACGTGCGTCTGCTCATCCCCGCCCTTGTCGTGCATGAAGAGGATGCGGTTGTCGCGCGGGAAGGCGCCGACGACGCGGATGCTGTCCGTCTTCGAGCGCGTCAGCGCCGTGGGCTTGCCCCCGCCCACCGGCACGCTGTGCACGTTGAAGATGCCGGACGCGTTCGACGAGAAGAGCAGTTGCTTGCCGTCCGACGTGAAGACCGGGGCCATCACCTCCGTGGACCCCATGAACTGCTCCACCGAGTACTGCTTCGGCATCCGGGCCGCCGGGGCGCCCGTGGCCGGCTTCACCGCCGGAGCGGGCTGCGTGGCGGGTGGCGCGGCGGGCGGAGCGGCCCCCAGCAGGGGCAGGAGCAGCGTGGGCGCGACAAGGCGGGACAGGGACTTCCAGACGTTCATGGGGCCTCCGGGAGCGGCGGACAGGGGGACTCTGGGCCAGCCTCCGCCGGGTTCAACAGAGGGCGGCGACAAACCTGACATAAGGCTGTCACGGCCCGGGGCGACATTGATTGCGTTCCCACAACGCGGCACCGGAGAAATCGCCATGACCCAGAACGACACCCAGCTGAAGAACCCTGCCCAGCGCGGCCTCCACACCTACGCGGGCGGCTGCCTGTGTGGCGCCGTGCGTTACGAGGCCACCGTGGACCTGGCGGGCGTGAGCCGCTGCAACTGCACCATCTGCATGAAGTACGGCTACGGCGGCGGTGCGGGGATGAAGCCTGACGCCTTCCGCCTCCTGAAGGGCCAGGAGGCCCTCAAGAAGTACGGGCGCGACGGCAGCCCCAACACCCGCAGCTTCTGCGGGCGCTGCGGCGTCGTGTGCTTCGGTGACGGCGACGTCCCGGAGCTGGGCGGGAAGTTCGTCTCCATCTACGTCAACACGCTGGATGACGTGGACCCGTCGCTGCTCACCTTCGGGTACTGGGACGGCCGGCACGACAACTGGGCGGCCGGGATGCGCTCCACGCCGTGGCCCTTCCAGGCCGTCGCCTGAGGCCTACACACTCCCCGCCGCGGCCCGGCCCGCGGCGCGGCCGGAGAAGATGCAGCCGCCCAGGAACGTGCCTTCCAGGGCGCGGTAGCCGTGGACGCCACCGCCTCCGAAGCCGGCCACCTCGCCTGCCGCATAGAGCCCCGGGATGGTCTGTCCCTTGGCGTTGAAGACGCGGCCCTGGAGGTCGGTCTCGAAGCCGCCCAGCGTCTTGCGCGTGAGGATGTTCAGCTTCACGCCGATGAGAGGCCCCGCCTTGGGGTCCAGGATTCGGTGCAGCTTCGCGGTGCGCACCAGCTTGTCACCCCGGTAGTTGCGCGCCTGCCGGATGGCCGCGAGCTGCAGGTCCTTGCTGAAGGGGTTGTCCAGCTGCATGTCGCGGGCCTTCACCTCGCGCTCCACCGTGGTGAAGTCCAGCAGCGGGGTTTCCGTCTTCGCGTTCATCCCGGCGACCAGGTCGCGCAGGTTGTCGGAGACGACGAAGTCCTCGCCCTTCTCCTTGAAGGCCTCCACCGGGCCCATGGCCTTCTTGCCCACGGCGCGGTTGAGCACACCCAGCCAGTCCTTGCCGGTGAGGTCCGGGTTCTGCTCCGAGCCGGAGAGCGCGAACTCCTTCTTGATGATCCACTGGTTGAGGATGAACCAGGTGTGCTCGTGGCCCGTCTTGAGGATGTGCTCCAGCGTGCCCAGCGTGTCGAAGCCCGGGAACAGCGGCGGCGGCAGGCGCTTGCCGGTGGCGTCCAGCCACAGCGAGCTGGGGCCCGGCAGGATGCGGATGCCGTGGCGGGGCCAGATGGGGTTCCAGTTCCGCAGCCCCTCCGTGTAGTGCCACATGCGGTCGCGGTTGATGAGGCGCCCGCCCGCGGCCTCCGTGATGGCGATCATCCGGCCGTCCACGTGGTCGGGGACGCCTTGGATCATGAACTTCGGCGCGGGGCCCATGCGCTGGGGCCACGCCTTGCGGACCAGCTCGTGGTTGCCGCCGATGCCGCCGGACGTGACGATGACCGCGCTCGCGCGCAGCTCGAAGTCACCCACCGTCACGCGCGAGCTGCTGGCGCCACGAGGGACGTCCGTGGGCTCCAGCCGCATGCCGCGCACGCCCACCACCGCGCCGTTCTGGGTGAGCAACTCGTCCACGCGGCAGCGGAAGTGGAAGGTGAGGGTGCCCTTGGCTTCGGCCGCCTTGGCCCGGCGCACGAAGGGCTCCAGCACGCCGGGGCCGGTGCCCCAGGTGACGTGGAAGCGGGGGACGGAGTTGCCGTGGCCCACGGCGCCGTAGCCGCCGCGCTCCGCCCATCCCACGACGGGGAACCAGCTCATGCCCTGCTGCACCAGCCAGGGGCGCATCTCGCCCGCGGCGAAGGCGACGAAGGCCTCCGCCCACTGGCGCGGCCAGTGGTCCTCCTCGCGGTCGAAGCCGGCGGTGCCCAGCCAGTCCTCCATCGCGAGCGCGTGCGAGTCCTTGATGCCCATGCGCCGCTGCTCGGGCGAGTCCACGAGGAACAGGCCGCCGAACGACCAGAACGCCTGGCCGCCCAGGTTCTGCGGCCCCTCCTGGTCCACCACGGCGACGCGCTTGCCTGCGTCCGCGAGCTCGGTCGCGGCGACGAGTCCGGCGAGCCCTCCGCCGACGACGATGACATCCACTTCCTGTCCCATGCCGTGCCTCCCGGTCGCACCTGGCGCGCGGATGATAGCGGCTCGCGCGGATTGCGCATGGCCCTTCACATGCGCACTTCAGAAGGAGGAGGTGAATCAGCCATGTCACGCAAGACAATGGATTGTCGGGAGGCCCCGAGTGAGTCCAACTGCTCGCTGACCATCACCGGCGAGGAGGACGAGGTGATGCGGGCGGCGGTGGAACACGCCATTTCCGTCCACGGCGAGAAGGACAGCCCCGAGCTGCGCGAGATGATCCGGGTCTCGCTCAAGGACGAAGAGTCGTCCGTGGAAGCACCCATCCGAAACCCCGAGCCGGCGCAGCCGGGCATGCAGTGAAGCGCCCGGGGACGAGCCCGGAGGCAAGCCGGGCGCCACGGCGCTCCGGAGGGTAGACTCCCCGCGCATGGACTCCGGAGCGAAGGGCAACGCGGGACCGCTGGGCCATGACGCCTCCGCCTACGCGCAGCGTCAGGAAGGGCTGTCCCCGGAGCCGCTGCGGGACGCGGCCTGGAGCGTGGCGGGGCAGCGGGCCTTCGGCGTGGTGCTCGACGTGGGGTCGGGCAGTGGCGGGTGGATCCGCCGGCTGCAGCGCAACCCGGCCGTCGAGCGCATCCTCAGCACGGACATCCACGACGCGGGCGCCAGCCGCCTGCCGGGCGTGGAGTTCCAGCAGCGGGACGTGTCGCGGGACGCGCTGCCGTGGGGCGACGCGTCGGTGGACTGGGTGTTCGCCATCGAGGTGCTGGAGCATCTGGCCAACCCACGCCACTTCGTGAAGGAGGCCTTCCGCGTGCTCAAGCCCGGAGGCCACCTCTTCTTCACCACGCCCAACAACGACAGTCTGACGGCACGGCTGTCCTTCCTCGTCCGGGGCTACTTCCCCGCGTTCTGCGAGCAGGACTACCGGGACTCGGGGCACATCACCCCCATCACGGAGCTGGACGCGCGGCGCATGGCCGCGGAGGCGGGCTTCCAGTCCATCGACTTCGACTACCCGCTGCCCGGGCGCATCCCGCGCAGCAGCGTGTACTGGCAGCGGCTCCTGCCAGGGCTGCGCGGCCGGTGGTGGAGCGACGGGCTGTTCGCGCTGCTGACCCGGCTCCGCTGAAAAAGGCGCACGCGGGGACTGGCCGCCTGTTCAGGCTCCATGCTAGCCCTGCCTCGGGCCACGAGCCGGAGGGAGCGGATGCAACAGCGTTGCGTGTGGGTGGGGACGGATCCGCTGTACCAGACCTACCACGACGAGGAGTGGGGCGTGCCGGTGCGCGACAGCCGCGCGCTCTGGGAGATGCTGATGCTGGAGGGCTTCCAGGCGGGGCTCGCGTGGATCGTCATCCTGCGAAAGCGCGAGGCCTTCCGGAAGGCGTTCAAGGGCTTCGACCCGAAGGTGGTGGCGCGCTTCACGGAGAAGGACGTCACGCGCCTGATGGCGGACGAGGGCATCGTCCGGGCCCGCGCGAAGATTGAAGCGACCATCGGCAACGCGCGCGCCTACTTGAAGATGCAGGAGGCGGGCGAGGACTTCTCCTCGTTCGTCTGGGGCATGGCGGGCGGAAAGCCCATCCGCAATGTCTGGAAGGGCCGGGGCGACGTGCCGGCGAAGACGGAGCTGTCGGAGGCGTACTCCAAGGCCTTCAAGCAGCGCGGCTTCAAGTTCGTGGGGCCGGTCATCGTCTACGCGTGGATGCAGGCGACGGGCATCGTGGACGACCACACGGTGGACTGCTTCCGGCACGGCGTGCGGCACCGCTGAGGCGCCCGGGGTTCACGGCGCCGGGCAGGAAGGCACGGCGAAGCTGGTCCAGAGCAGGGGGGCGCCCTTCTCCACGGGGACGGTGACGGCCTTGCCGAGCACCGCGGCCCGGTCCGGGCCCAGGACCCAGGCGGTCGTGAGGAACTGCCTGGGAATGCCCGTCGCCGTGAGGTCCACGCTCGTGAGCACATGTCCTGGCGGGACGTCGTGCGTGAGCAGGAGCGCGGGCTGTAGCCCCCAGGCCCCGTCGACCTTCGCCAGATACTTGCGAGCCATGACCGTGCCGAACGTCCCGGCTCCCAGGAGGCTGACGAAGAGGCCCACGCCGATTCCTCGAATGAAGGGGCTCATGGCGTCTGGGCTCCCGACAGCCGCTCACGAATCGCTTCCACGGAAGCGTCGGTCCGGGAGGGGGCGGAGCGCTCCCGGAGCTGCTGGTCGCACTCGGCGGTGGGGGGCAGCGCCGTCGTGAGCAGCGGGTCCCCTGCCTTGAGGGGCACCGCGACGGTGTGGGTGAACACATGCTTCGCGGACTCCGGCCGCAAGACCGAGGCAGTGGTCAGCTGGCTCGGTACGGAGCGGATCGCGAGGGTCTGGTTGTCCAGGATGTCTCCTGGACGCAGGTCCCTGCTCACGACGAGGACCGGCACCAGGGTCCAACCGGCGCGAGCCTGATCCTCGTCGTGTTTGACCTTGGCGTACGCGAGGAGCCCCGCGAGCACTCCAAAGACAGGCACTCCGATTCCGACCCCCACGAAGAGCCCCTCAATGAATTTCATGGCTCCATGCTAGCGCATCCGCCCAATTCGTTGCAGCCCCGCCGCCTGGACTGCTGCCGTCGTGGCGGTGGACCTGGTCCGCCGGGTGCTGGTTTAACGGAACGCATGCGCTTGCCCCTCTTCGTCGCGGTGCTGTTGCTCTCGTGGAAGGCCGGGGCTGCTGAACCGGCCCCAGTGGTCCCCCGTTTCGAGCCGGGCGCCTGCGCCGTGGAGGTCGCCGCCTCGGAGCGCATCGACTGTGGCTTCCTGGTGGTGCCGGAGAACCGGCACAAGGCAGACAGCCGCCCCATCCGCCTTCCCGTCACCATCTTCCGCAGCCGTGCCGCGAAGCCGCTGGCGGATCCGGTGCTGTTCATGCCCGGGGGCCCGGGCCTCAGCGGGGTCGAGCGCATCACCTCCGGCAAGAACAACGCGCTGCTGGACGAGCGCGACTACGTCGTCCTGGAGCAGCGCGGCGTGAAGTTCGCGCAGCCGTCGCTCCAGTGCCCGGAGACCACCACCCTCAAGGGCGAGATCGCCGCGGGCCGGCTGCGCGGTGTGGCGGCGACCACCGCGCTGACGCAGGCGGCGGGACGCTGCCGGGCGACGCTGACCGCGTCGGGCGTGGACCTGGATGGCTACACCAGCGAGGCCTCCGCGGATGACATCGAGGACCTGCGCAAGGTGCTCGGCGTGGCGCGGTGGAACCTCTACGGCGTGTCGTACAGCACGCGGCTGATGTTGACCGTGCTGCGGCGGCATCCCGGAGGCGTCCGGAGCGTCGTGCTGGATTCGGTGCTGCCGCCGGAGGTGAACTTCGACGAGGTCTCCGCCACGAACGTGCTGCGCGTCCTGAACCAGGTGTTCGACGGGTGCGCGGTGGACCGCGAGTGCGGCGCCCGGTATCCCGACCTGCGCGCCCGCTTCGCGAAGCTGGTGGCCGACGCGGACCGCCGCCCCTTGAAGCTGGCCCTCCGGGCGGCCGGAGCACCGGCGGAGATACGAGGCGCGCAGGTGGTGGAGGCCATCTACTCCGCGATGCACGAACCCATCCAGATCCCCCGCATCCCCAGGCTCATCGTGGACGCCTCCGAGGGGCGCTTGGAGGCCCTGCGCGGGCTGATCAGCGACAACCAGGCGCCTTCGGCCATGGCCTGGGGCCTGCGCTATTCCGTCTGGTGCGCCGAGGAGATGCCGTTCGAGGACGCGGAGCGCATCGCCGCGCAACTCTCGCCCTCCATGGGCCTGGGCGGAGTGAACGAGGGGACGGCCTCACCTCAGGAGTGCCGCGCGTGGAACGTCACCGCCGCGCCCGCCGTGGAGAACACGCCGGTGAAGAGCGACGTGCCCGCGCTCGTCTTCGCGGGCGAGTTCGACCCGGACACGCCTCCGGAGTGGGGCCACCGGCTGCTCGATTCGATGCCCAACGCGTACCCCGTCGACATGCGGGGCCGCAGCCACGCGGCCTCCTTCAACACGTGCGGCGTGAGCATCGTGAAGGCCTTCCTCCAGGACCCCTCGCATCCGCCCGCCGTTGACTGCGCACTCAAGCGGCGCGGCGCGGACTTTTCCCTGAGCGTGCGGCCCTGAACCCAGGCACGCTTCACGCATTGGGCGGAGCCGACGCGACACCCAGGAGACACGGCAATGCGAATCACTGTGACGAGCGTGATGGTGGACGACCAGTCCAAGGCCCTGAAGTTCTACACGGAGGTCCTGGGCTTCGTGCTCAAGGTGGACGTTCCCATGGGCGGGGAGCACCGGTGGCTGACCGTGGTCTCGCCGGACGCGCAGGAGGGCACACAGCTCTTGCTGGAGCCCCTGGCCTTCGCTCCCGCGCGCGTGTACCAGAAGGCGCTGTTCGACGCGGGCATCCCGGCGGCGTCGTTCGGCGTGGACGACTGCCAGGCGGAATATGAGCGCCTGCTGAAACACGGCGTGGTGTTCCACACGAAGCCCACGGTGATGGGCCCCGTCACCGTCGCCATGTTCCAGGACACCTGCGGCAACCTCATCCAGATGGCCCAGGTGTAGCGGCGCTGTATCGGCCGGTCGTCGTATGTCACCCGGTGTCGGACACCGGTTATACCCTGTGTCCTGACAGTTCATGCTTCACACAGGGGGATGTGATGACGATGCGGATCCAGTCCAGGGTTCCGCCGCAGGAGCCTCGCAAGGGGCTCGCGGCGGAGGGGCAGCCGGCGGGAACGGCACGAAACACCGCGGCGCCGGGGACGCCTGCGCGCCCGCCGGAAGTGGCGGCGCGCCGGGCGGGCTTCTCCGAGCAGAGCGCGTTCGTCTCCAAGCAGCCGGACGTGACGTCCACGTTCAAGCGCGAGTTCGGCGCCATGGCGTCGGACAAGCAGAAGTTCCACGAGACGATGCGGACGGTCTACGGCGAGGGCTACGACGCCGGCAAGGCCGAGCAGTACCGGCAGCAGGCCCTGAAGGGCGACTTCGGCTGGCTGCCGCCGGTGCGCACGGTGTCCGCGGAGACGCTGAACGGGGCCAACGGCGCCTACGACGCGGAATCCGGCACGGTGCTCATCAACGCGTCGCTGGATCCGTCGCTGGCGGCCTCCACCTACGTGGAGGAGGCGGGCCACCACCTGGACACGAAGCTCAACACCGAGGACACGCAAGGGGACGAGGGCGAGCTGTTCCGCCGCATCCTGTCCGGCGAGAAGCTGTCCCCGACGCAGGTGGCGGACATCCGCGCGGAGAACGACAAGGGCACCATCGTCGTGGACGGCAAGGCGAAGGAGGTCGAGTTCTGGAACCCCTTCAAGGCCATTGGCGACGCGGTGGGCGGCGCGGCCAAGGCCGTGGGCAACGCGGTCGGCTCGGCGGTGAACGCCGTCGGTAGCGCGGTCACCTCGGCGGCCAAGGCGGTGGGCAGCGCGGTCACCACGGCGGCCAAGGCGGTGGGCGGCGCGGTCAGCACCGCGGCGAGCTGGGTGGGCGGCGCGGCGAAGACCGTCTGGAGCGGCATCAAGACGGTGGCCACCCGCGCGGGCGACGGCGTGCGCAGCCTGGTCACCGGCGCCGTCAGCACCGTGGTGGGCGCGGTCCGCAACGTGGGAGAGGGGCTGGGCACCTTCTTCGGCGGCATCGGCAAGTTGTTCCAGGGCAAGTTCGGTGAAGGCTTCAAGCAGATGGGGCTGGGCCTCTTGAAGACCGTCGTGCAGACGCCCGTGGACGCCCTCCTGATGATGGGCGGCCGGGCGCTGAGCGCCATCCAGACGCTGATTGGCGTGGAGCCGCCCGCGCGCAAGCTGTCGGACAGTGAGATCGCCACGCTGAAGAGCGTCTACGGGGACTCCATCGACTACTCGCAGATGCGCATCAAGGAGGGCAACTCCGGCCTGTTCAGCACCACCGGGCGCGCGTTCACCCACGGCAACACCATCTACATCCCGCCGGACAACCTGCCCCTGACGCCGGACCTGCTGGTGCACGAGTCGGCGCACGTCTGGCAGCACCAGAACGGCGGCACGGATTACATGAGCGAGGCGCTGGTGGCCCAGCACATCGGGGACGGCTACGACTTCGAGAAGGGCCTGGACGCGGGCAAGTCCTGGAGCCAGCTCAACCCCGAGCAGCAGGCGGAGTTCCTCCAGCAGGCGCAGCTCGCCGGCTACTTCGCCAACCCCGCCGCCGGCTTCCACTACAACGGCAAGGACTACACGGCGCAGATCAACGCGGCCGTCGCCCAGGTGCGGGCCGGCCAGGGGGCTCCGTAGGCCATGAGGTCGTCGCGCGTCGCCAGCCTGGGGGGGGTCTGGGTCCTGCTCCTCTTCCTCACCGCGTGCCGTCCGGTCCTCCAGGTGTCCCTGGTGGAGGGCGCGCGGCAACTGCCCGCTCCCCGCTTCCAGGTGGAGGACCCCGAGCATGAGGACCGCCCCCGCTACAACACCGTCCAGGTGCTGGACCGGGCGGGGGAGATGTACTGGCAGCTGCGGGCCGAGCCGTTCGGCGACCTCGCCAGCGTGGCCTCGCTGACGTACGGCGAGGCCCCCCAGGGCTTCACCGTCCTGGACGGGCCCCGGGCACTCCAGCCCGGGGGCCGATACGCATTGTACGTGGTGGGCAAGAACCGGGGGACGCTGCACTTCGACGTGGACGCGGAGGGCCACGTCACCCAGGTCGAACCGTAGCGTCAGGGCCCTGGACCCCCGGGGCGTTGCGCTAGCCTGGGGCCATGTCTTCGGAGCGCAACAGGGGCCGTGCTCGCACGGTGGAGGAGTGGCTGGGCCGGCTCGCCTCGCGCGATGCGGGAGCGCGCGAGGAGGCGCTGTCGGCGTTGGAGGAGTCGCTGGTGTCCGGCGAGCCGGAGTCGCGCGAGCGGACCGCCCGGGCGCTCCTGGTGGAGCTGGGGCGGCCCGGGACGGCGGTCGCGGAGCCCCTGCTGTTCCTGTTGCAGCGCGGCTGGTGGCCTCCGCAGGCGGGCCTCACCGGCCTCGCCGTCCAGAGCGTGCTGGCGGTGCTGGCGCGCATGGAGGCGGAGAGCCCGGCGCTGGAGAACGCTGCGGGGGTGCTCGCCGGGGTGTGCCGGGTGGATGCCTCCCAGCTCGCCGCGCTGGACGGGATGTTCCAGCACCCGAAGGCTTCTGTTCGCGGCGCCATGGCGCGCGTCGTGGGACGGCTGGGCACCGCCGCGGCGTCGGAGCTGCCCCGGCTGCTGAAGCTGCTGGAGGACGAGGAGTCCGTGGCCCTCTCCGCGCTGGAGTCGCTGGCCGCGCTCGCGCCGCTGGCCCCGGAGCTCACCGCGCCCCGGCTGCTGGAGCAGGTGCGCGGGTCGGACGGAGCGCGCCTCTACCTGGCCCTGGTGTCCCTGCGAGGCCTGCTGGATGAGCTGCACGGGGAAGCGCGGCCCGTGCCCGTGCTGCCGGACCTGGAGCCCGCGCTGCTGCGCACGCTGACCGCGCCGGAGGCGCCCATCCGGCAGGAGGCGGCGTCCCTGCTGGGGTTGTCCGGTCCGCTGTCGCCCGCCGCCGTCGCGGCCCTGCGCGAGCACCTCCGGGATGAGAGCCCGCACGTCGCGGCCCGCTCCGCCGTGGCGCTGGTGCGCTCCGGTGCTCCGGCGGCGGAGGCCCTCTTCCTGTTGAAGGGCCAGCTGGGCCCGGCCGCTTCGCGCGAGCTC
It encodes:
- a CDS encoding SAF domain-containing protein, with translation MKFIEGLFVGVGIGVPVFGVLAGLLAYAKVKHDEDQARAGWTLVPVLVVSRDLRPGDILDNQTLAIRSVPSQLTTASVLRPESAKHVFTHTVAVPLKAGDPLLTTALPPTAECDQQLRERSAPSRTDASVEAIRERLSGAQTP
- a CDS encoding VOC family protein, coding for MRITVTSVMVDDQSKALKFYTEVLGFVLKVDVPMGGEHRWLTVVSPDAQEGTQLLLEPLAFAPARVYQKALFDAGIPAASFGVDDCQAEYERLLKHGVVFHTKPTVMGPVTVAMFQDTCGNLIQMAQV
- a CDS encoding alpha/beta fold hydrolase, whose product is MRLPLFVAVLLLSWKAGAAEPAPVVPRFEPGACAVEVAASERIDCGFLVVPENRHKADSRPIRLPVTIFRSRAAKPLADPVLFMPGGPGLSGVERITSGKNNALLDERDYVVLEQRGVKFAQPSLQCPETTTLKGEIAAGRLRGVAATTALTQAAGRCRATLTASGVDLDGYTSEASADDIEDLRKVLGVARWNLYGVSYSTRLMLTVLRRHPGGVRSVVLDSVLPPEVNFDEVSATNVLRVLNQVFDGCAVDRECGARYPDLRARFAKLVADADRRPLKLALRAAGAPAEIRGAQVVEAIYSAMHEPIQIPRIPRLIVDASEGRLEALRGLISDNQAPSAMAWGLRYSVWCAEEMPFEDAERIAAQLSPSMGLGGVNEGTASPQECRAWNVTAAPAVENTPVKSDVPALVFAGEFDPDTPPEWGHRLLDSMPNAYPVDMRGRSHAASFNTCGVSIVKAFLQDPSHPPAVDCALKRRGADFSLSVRP